In one Castor canadensis chromosome 15, mCasCan1.hap1v2, whole genome shotgun sequence genomic region, the following are encoded:
- the LOC109692195 gene encoding haptoglobin translates to MKMSALAAAIALLLWGQIFAVDLGNDAMDIADDSCPKPPEIANGYVEHLVRYRCQTYYRLRTEGDGVYTLNSEKQWVNEAIGEKLPECEGVCGKPKHPVDQVQRIIGGSLDAKGSFPWQAKMVSRHNLTTGATLINEQWLLTTAKNLFLNHTEDASAKDIAPTLKLYVGRKQQVDIEKVVVHPNHSVVDIGLIKLKQKVPINERVMPICLSSKEYTETGRMGYVSGWGRNANFNFTERLKYVMLPVAEQENCEKHYEGSTVPEEKTPKSPVGVQPILNEHTFCAGMSKYQEDTCYGDAGSAFAVHDLEDDTWYAAGILSFDKSCTVAEYGVYVKVSSILDWVKKTIADN, encoded by the exons ATGAAGATGAG TGCCCTGGCAGCTGCGATTGCCCTCCTCCTCTGGGGACAGATTTTTGCTGTGGACTTGGGCAATGATGCCATGGATATTGCAG ATGACAGCTGCCCAAAGCCCCCTGAGATTGCAAATGGCTATGTGGAGCACCTGGTTCGCTATCGGTGTCAGACATACTACAGACTGCGTACTGAAGGAGACG GAGTGTACACCTTAAACAGTGAGAAGCAATGGGTGAACGAAGCCATTGGAGAGAAACTTCCTGAATGCGAAGGAG TGTGTGGCAAGCCCAAGCACCCGGTGGACCAGGTGCAGCGCATCATCGGTGGGTCTCTGGATGCCAAAGGTAGCTTTCCCTGGCAGGCGAAGATGGTGTCTCGCCACAATCTCACCACGGGGGCCACACTCATCAATGAACAATGGCTCCTGACCACAGCCAAAAACCTCTTCCTGAATCACACGGAGGACGCTTCCGCAAAGGACATTGCCCCAACCTTGAAACTCTATGTGGGGAGAAAGCAGCAGGTGGACATTGAGAAGGTAGTCGTCCACCCGAACCACTCCGTGGTGGACATTGGGCTAATCAAACTCAAGCAAAAGGTGCCCATCAACGAGCGAGTGATGCCCATTTGCCTGTCTTCTAAAGAGTACACAGAAACGGGACGCATGGGCTATGTGTCTGGCTGGGGAAGAAATGCCAACTTTAATTTCACTGAGCGTCTCAAGTATGTTATGCTACCTGTGGCTGAGCAAGAAAACTGTGAGAAGCACTATGAGGGCAGTACAGTGCCCGAAGAGAAGACCCCAAAGAGCCCTGTGGGGGTGCAGCCCATTCTCAATGAGCACACCTTCTGTGCCGGCATGTCCAAGTACCAAGAAGACACCTGCTATGGTGATGCTGGCAGTGCGTTCGCAGTTCACGACCTGGAGGATGACACCTGGTATGCAGCTGGGATTCTGAGCTTTGATAAGAGCTGCACAGTGGCCGAGTATGGTGTGTATGTGAAGGTGTCCTCCATCCTGGACTGGGTTAAGAAAACCATAGCTGACAACTAA
- the Txnl4b gene encoding thioredoxin-like protein 4B, giving the protein MSFLLPKLTSKKQVDQAIKSTAEKVLVLRFGRDEDPVCLQLDDILSKTASDLSKMAAIYLVDVDHTPVYTQYFDISYIPSTIFFFNGQHMKVDYGSPDHTKFVGSFKTKQDFIDLIEVIYRGAMRGKLIVQSPIDPKNIPKYDLLYQDI; this is encoded by the exons ATGAGCTTCCTCTTGCCCAAGCTGACTAGCAAGAAACAAGTAGACCAGGCAATAAAAAGCACTGCAGAGAAGGTGTTGGTTCTCAGGTTTGGGAGAGATGAGGATCCTGTCTGTCTGCAGCTTGATGATATT CTTTCCAAGACTGCTTCTGACTTAAGTAAAATGGCTGCTATATATCTCGTAGATGTGGACCATACTCCAGTTTATACACAGTATTTTGACATCAGTTACATTCCCTCtactatatttttcttcaatGGACAGCATATGAAAGTGGATTATGG GTCTCCGGATCACACTAAGTTTGTGGGAAGTTTCAAAACTAAACAAGACTTTATAGATTTGATTGAAGTAATCTATCGGGGAGCCATGAGGGGAAAACTTATTGTTCAAAGTCCTATTGATCCCAAGAATATCCCCAAATATGACCTTCTGTATCAAGACATTTAA